In the genome of Candidatus Margulisiibacteriota bacterium, the window AAAGCGAGTAAAGGACTCGCTTAAAAAAGGGGTTAAATACGTTATCGACCGGGTAACCAAGGAAAACTACAAGAAACTCCTGGCCAAATATGTTGGTCCAGGTGATCTGATCATCGACTTGGCCTGGAACATTGATTGCCGATCGATCGTCACCTGGTGCCGTGATAACCAGGTCCTTTATGTCAATACTTCTGTAGAAGAATGGGATCCATACAAGGACGAACAAAGGAACGACCCGACCAAGTATACTCTTTATGCCCGCCATATGGAGATCCGCAAAATGATCGAAGGATGGGGGAACAACAACGGAACGACCGCGATCGTCGATCATGGGGCCAATCCGGGGCTTGTTTCCCACTTTACCAAACACGCTTTGATCCAGATCGCGGAAAAGATCATCGCGGAAAAACCAAAAAATTCACGGAATAAACAACTTGAAGAATATATCAGGGTCAAAGATTTTGCCCGGCTGGCGATGCTGACCGGGACCAAGGTTGTTCACATTTCAGAGCGTGATACCCAGATCACCGACCAGCCGAAGCAGGTCAATGAATTCGTCAACACCTGGAGCATTGAAGGTTTTTATGAAGAAGGGGTCGCTCCGGCCGAACTGGGTTGGGGGACGCACGAAAAGTATGTTCCTGAAGGGGCCTTTTTCCATGAGACCGGACCGCGCAATCAGATCTGTTTACGAACGCTTGGGATGAGGACCTGGGTCCGTTCCTGGGTCCCGTGCGGCGAGATCACCGGGATGGTCATTCGCCACGGTGAAGCATTCAGCATTTCTGATCGATTGACCGTTTGGGAGCATGGAGAAGCAGTGTATCGTCCAACGGTCCATTATGCCTATTGTCCGAGCGACTGTGCTGTTGTCTCCCTGCGGGAGCTGGAGATGCGCCAATTCAAAATGCAGGAGAAGCAAAGGATCATGTCGGACGAGATCATTTCCGGACGGGACGAGCTGGGGGTCCTGCTCATGGGGCATGACTTCAATTCCTGGTGGTGTGGCAGCTTGCTTGATATCCACACTTCCCGGAAGCTGGTCCCGCACCAGCAGGCGACCACCATGCAGGTGGCGATCTCGGTCGTGGCCGCTTCCATCTGGATGATCAAGAACCCCAAGCGGGGTTTCCTGATGCCCGACGATATCGACCACGAAGAGATCCTTAAAATTGCCAAGCCGTATATCAAACCGTTCGTTTCCAAGCCGGTCAATTGGACCCCGCTGGACAACCTGAATACCAAGTTCACCAAGTTTGATATGCCGACGCCGAAAAAGGATGACGTCTGGCAGTTTACGACCTTTCTGGTGAAGTAATTGAACAAT includes:
- a CDS encoding saccharopine dehydrogenase NADP-binding domain-containing protein produces the protein KRVKDSLKKGVKYVIDRVTKENYKKLLAKYVGPGDLIIDLAWNIDCRSIVTWCRDNQVLYVNTSVEEWDPYKDEQRNDPTKYTLYARHMEIRKMIEGWGNNNGTTAIVDHGANPGLVSHFTKHALIQIAEKIIAEKPKNSRNKQLEEYIRVKDFARLAMLTGTKVVHISERDTQITDQPKQVNEFVNTWSIEGFYEEGVAPAELGWGTHEKYVPEGAFFHETGPRNQICLRTLGMRTWVRSWVPCGEITGMVIRHGEAFSISDRLTVWEHGEAVYRPTVHYAYCPSDCAVVSLRELEMRQFKMQEKQRIMSDEIISGRDELGVLLMGHDFNSWWCGSLLDIHTSRKLVPHQQATTMQVAISVVAASIWMIKNPKRGFLMPDDIDHEEILKIAKPYIKPFVSKPVNWTPLDNLNTKFTKFDMPTPKKDDVWQFTTFLVK